The Nocardioides salarius genome includes a region encoding these proteins:
- a CDS encoding heme ABC transporter ATP-binding protein gives MSAAAAPALRATGVGVALGGARILDGVDLTVGRGEMVALVGPNGAGKSTLLAALAGDVEPTHGVVEVDGEPLGSYRPRALARRRAVLLQQQGLAFGFRVHEVVRMGRSPWHRTERARHDDDVVLAAMARTEVDHLAERLFPTLSGGEQARTSFGRVLAQQAQVVLLDEPTAALDVRHQEALLGAARRLVLRGCAVVVVLHDLALAAAWADRVCVLAAGRVRADGPPREVLTSALLSEVYEHPLEVVDHGGVLLVVPVRPAPVPADHEEDPCPTHPATC, from the coding sequence GTGAGCGCCGCGGCCGCGCCGGCCCTGCGGGCCACCGGCGTCGGGGTCGCCCTCGGCGGCGCCCGCATCCTCGACGGCGTCGACCTGACGGTGGGGCGCGGCGAGATGGTCGCGCTGGTCGGTCCCAACGGGGCCGGCAAGTCCACCCTGCTGGCGGCGCTCGCGGGCGACGTGGAGCCCACGCACGGCGTCGTCGAGGTCGACGGCGAGCCGCTGGGCTCGTACCGCCCGCGTGCGCTGGCCCGCCGCCGGGCGGTGCTGCTGCAGCAGCAGGGCCTGGCCTTCGGGTTCCGGGTGCACGAGGTGGTCCGGATGGGCCGCTCCCCGTGGCACCGCACCGAGCGGGCGCGGCACGACGACGACGTGGTGCTCGCCGCGATGGCGCGGACCGAGGTCGACCACCTGGCCGAGCGGCTCTTCCCGACCCTGTCGGGCGGGGAGCAGGCGCGCACCAGCTTCGGGCGGGTGCTGGCCCAGCAGGCGCAGGTGGTGCTGCTCGACGAGCCCACGGCCGCGCTCGACGTACGGCACCAGGAGGCGCTGCTGGGCGCGGCCCGCCGGCTCGTGCTGCGCGGCTGCGCGGTGGTCGTGGTGCTCCACGACCTCGCGCTCGCCGCCGCCTGGGCCGACCGGGTCTGCGTGCTGGCCGCCGGACGCGTGCGTGCCGACGGCCCCCCGCGCGAGGTGCTCACCTCCGCCCTGCTCAGCGAGGTCTACGAGCACCCCCTCGAGGTCGTCGACCACGGCGGCGTGCTCCTCGTGGTCCCCGTCCGCCCCGCTCCCGTCCCCGCCGACCACGAGGAGGACCCGTGCCCCACGCACCCCGCCACCTGCTGA
- a CDS encoding FecCD family ABC transporter permease: MSLLVQRPAAAHGALAGAALLGGLVVALAASLVVSAGHGLLDVPPAEVVGSVLHRLGLDVGPLPAHPRGEDTLWQVRFPRVVMAALVGAALATAGALMQGVFGNPLAEPGVVGVSSGAAVAAASVIVLDLSFAGTWTIAVCAFVGGLVTTLLVYVLSRDGGRTEVVTLVLTGIAINAMTSAGLAFLLFLGDQQAREEIVFWTLGSLNGSRWEYVAVVAPLAGAGLVAAVLLTRQLDLLALGDRAARHVGVDVERLRLGVSVVVAVLTAAAVSFCGVIAFVGLVVPHLVRLVAGPGHRLLVPASALGGAVLLVLADLAARTAVAYADLPIGMLTSLVGGPFFFWLLRRARRSAGGWA, encoded by the coding sequence GTGAGCCTGCTCGTCCAGCGCCCCGCCGCCGCCCACGGCGCGCTCGCCGGGGCGGCGCTGCTCGGAGGTCTGGTCGTGGCGCTGGCCGCCTCCCTGGTCGTCAGCGCCGGCCACGGCCTGCTCGACGTGCCACCGGCCGAGGTCGTCGGCTCGGTGCTGCACCGCCTCGGTCTCGACGTGGGCCCGCTGCCCGCCCATCCCCGCGGCGAGGACACGCTGTGGCAGGTCCGCTTCCCCCGCGTGGTCATGGCGGCGCTGGTGGGCGCCGCGCTGGCCACGGCCGGTGCGCTGATGCAGGGCGTCTTCGGCAACCCGCTGGCCGAGCCCGGCGTCGTCGGGGTCTCCTCGGGCGCGGCCGTCGCCGCCGCCTCGGTCATCGTGCTCGACCTGTCCTTCGCCGGCACCTGGACCATCGCGGTCTGCGCCTTCGTGGGCGGCCTGGTCACCACGCTCCTGGTCTACGTGCTCTCCCGCGACGGCGGGCGCACCGAGGTGGTCACCCTCGTGCTGACCGGCATCGCCATCAACGCGATGACCAGCGCCGGCCTGGCCTTCCTTCTCTTCCTGGGCGACCAGCAGGCCCGCGAGGAGATCGTGTTCTGGACGCTGGGCAGCCTCAACGGCTCGCGGTGGGAGTACGTCGCCGTGGTCGCGCCGCTGGCCGGCGCCGGCCTGGTGGCCGCGGTGCTGCTGACCCGCCAGCTCGACCTGCTCGCCCTCGGCGACCGCGCGGCCCGTCACGTCGGCGTGGACGTCGAGCGGCTGCGCCTGGGGGTCAGCGTGGTCGTCGCCGTGCTCACCGCGGCCGCGGTCTCCTTCTGCGGCGTCATCGCCTTCGTCGGTCTCGTGGTGCCCCACCTGGTCCGGCTCGTCGCCGGGCCCGGCCACCGGTTGCTGGTGCCGGCCAGTGCGCTGGGAGGGGCGGTCCTGCTGGTGCTGGCCGACCTGGCCGCCCGCACCGCGGTGGCCTACGCCGACCTGCCCATCGGGATGCTGACCTCGTTGGTCGGCGGCCCGTTCTTCTTCTGGCTGCTGCGCCGGGCCCGGCGCAGCGCGGGCGGCTGGGCGTGA
- a CDS encoding HtaA domain-containing protein: MRQLLVVPLVGALLGAGLSVPAHAAPSAATSDVDTPAPVLRWEVSQQFDDHLSTHVLADGASEDVEGVITFPDGVGSHDPVTGVSSVAYQGVVRGSFAFAGTEYYHVRIEDPALSVDEAGRGELTAVVSAGNAAAMGSSAEETQPARVVLTTFSAGTEDWSGEPGDLASLAATPDWVGVLAPGSQEAGDLGLEGDEPVDGQAWSPAFLGQVTSGVRAHFYASGSGSDAKKAPASFVAEASRAAAPPSTSVSTTSADRDALVLRVEGSGFTGVTNPGDDGVYVGLAPAGGLPDVDDRESGTEAFAAVTWVPAAQMTDGTFGVDLDADPADLDDSQDWSVYTWRAHTHSTTSQDTEQPVEIDWVAVGLRKGRSTLQVATKRQPSAARAGVLKVRVAGDHGRATGTVVTKLTKGERTRRVSDTLNGRGRTSVRLPKVAKGRWKVVVRYTGSSTYQRAVDRSRVTVR; encoded by the coding sequence ATGCGACAGCTCCTGGTCGTGCCGCTCGTCGGCGCGCTGCTCGGTGCCGGTCTGTCGGTGCCGGCGCACGCCGCGCCGAGCGCCGCCACGTCGGACGTCGACACCCCCGCCCCCGTGCTGCGCTGGGAGGTCTCCCAGCAGTTCGACGACCACCTGTCCACCCACGTCCTGGCGGACGGTGCGAGCGAGGACGTCGAGGGCGTCATCACCTTCCCCGACGGCGTCGGCTCGCACGACCCGGTGACCGGCGTGAGCAGCGTCGCCTACCAGGGCGTGGTGCGCGGCTCGTTCGCCTTCGCGGGCACGGAGTACTACCACGTGCGCATCGAGGACCCGGCGCTCAGCGTCGACGAGGCCGGCCGCGGCGAGCTGACCGCAGTGGTCTCGGCCGGCAACGCGGCCGCGATGGGCAGCTCGGCCGAGGAGACCCAGCCGGCCCGGGTCGTGCTGACCACCTTCAGCGCCGGGACCGAGGACTGGAGCGGCGAGCCCGGTGACCTGGCCTCGCTGGCCGCGACCCCGGACTGGGTCGGCGTGCTGGCCCCCGGCAGCCAGGAGGCCGGCGACCTGGGCCTCGAGGGTGACGAGCCGGTCGACGGACAGGCCTGGAGCCCCGCCTTCCTGGGCCAGGTCACCAGCGGGGTGCGCGCCCACTTCTACGCCTCCGGGTCGGGCTCGGACGCCAAGAAGGCGCCGGCGTCGTTCGTGGCCGAGGCGAGCCGGGCCGCGGCGCCGCCCAGCACGTCGGTCTCGACCACCTCCGCCGACCGCGACGCCCTGGTGCTGCGGGTCGAGGGCAGCGGCTTCACCGGCGTCACCAACCCCGGCGACGACGGCGTCTACGTGGGGCTCGCGCCGGCCGGCGGCCTGCCCGACGTCGACGACCGCGAGAGCGGCACCGAGGCCTTCGCCGCGGTCACCTGGGTGCCGGCGGCGCAGATGACCGACGGCACGTTCGGGGTCGACCTCGACGCCGACCCCGCCGACCTGGACGACTCCCAGGACTGGTCGGTCTACACCTGGCGGGCCCACACGCACTCGACGACCAGCCAGGACACCGAGCAGCCGGTCGAGATCGACTGGGTCGCCGTCGGCCTGCGCAAGGGGCGCTCGACCCTCCAGGTCGCCACGAAGCGGCAGCCGAGCGCCGCGCGGGCGGGGGTGCTGAAGGTGCGCGTCGCCGGGGACCACGGGCGGGCCACCGGCACCGTGGTCACCAAGCTCACGAAGGGCGAGCGGACCCGCCGCGTCAGCGACACGCTCAACGGCCGGGGCCGCACCTCGGTGCGGCTGCCGAAGGTCGCGAAGGGACGCTGGAAGGTGGTCGTGCGCTACACCGGCTCGAGCACCTACCAGCGGGCCGTGGACCGCTCCCGCGTCACCGTGCGCTGA